A single genomic interval of Longimicrobium sp. harbors:
- a CDS encoding DUF4255 domain-containing protein: MSGQAAIASTLEAIVRVLRAAYDPADFNGAVLDFQVYVSDDFTHPMEQGVSLFLYRIYPSASSRAPQGRLLPDGRRQRTKLPLDLHFMATAWARKASLQHEIAGWMMRVLEDAAVLSGDLLNAPRPGVFQPGETVTLSHTDLSVEDTFRIWETVVGHAYQLSVPYVARTLEIESSRTEGPFVPVQERVFGPGQLVVA, translated from the coding sequence GTGAGCGGACAGGCCGCCATCGCCAGCACGCTCGAGGCCATCGTCCGCGTGCTCCGCGCCGCGTACGACCCGGCAGACTTCAACGGGGCCGTGCTGGACTTTCAGGTCTACGTGTCCGACGACTTCACGCACCCCATGGAGCAGGGCGTTTCGCTGTTCCTGTACCGCATCTACCCCAGCGCCTCGTCGCGGGCGCCGCAGGGACGGCTGCTTCCCGACGGGCGCAGGCAGCGCACCAAGCTGCCGCTGGACCTTCACTTCATGGCCACCGCCTGGGCGCGCAAGGCATCGCTTCAGCACGAAATCGCCGGCTGGATGATGAGGGTGCTGGAAGACGCCGCGGTGCTTTCCGGCGACCTGCTGAACGCGCCGCGGCCCGGCGTCTTTCAGCCCGGCGAGACGGTGACCCTTTCGCACACCGACCTGAGCGTCGAGGACACCTTCCGGATCTGGGAAACCGTCGTCGGCCACGCGTACCAGCTTTCGGTGCCGTACGTCGCCCGCACGCTGGAGATCGAGTCGTCGCGCACGGAGGGGCCGTTCGTCCCCGTGCAGGAGCGCGTGTTCGGGCCCGGACAGCTGGTCGTGGCATGA
- a CDS encoding phage tail sheath family protein, producing MPEYLAPGVYVEETSFRAKSIEGVSTSTAGFVGAARYGPVGGLPELVTSFAEFERVFGGLDRLAFADGPEGEHEHNYLAHGVRNFFDNGGKRLYVSRVYGLPADDTVDADELALLASGGRASAPPFGGVTVRARFPGRAGQARVSFTLRVGGNVLAEQRERVGDDQVVVYNVLRGVNPDDIVWVADATSPIDADPRAGTLARAERLFNPTLGRNSWRLNLQGGGQVDMENTTVGVDRVYPLSVAVEVTFVDRLGNVLRRDTFENLGFTPDARQSLGTVFAPAIASRTTELRTPILMEFDGLTDGTDIAGALITELETRLAEQGAAPEAGNVFALRGRGFEVSLEGGSDGNRPSADDYEGRVLNDGLLKTGLVALEDIPDISIVAAPGYSAADNEDIAQAVSNALVSHAERMRYRIAVLDAGQDFSIGDVRAQRAQLDSAWAALYYPWVRVMDPVTNQEIVLPPSGFVSGIYARNDVERGVHKAPANEVVRGALGFEVTLNKAQQDVLNPEGVNCFRFFEGRGNRLWGARTASSDPEWKYVNLRRYFAYLERSIERGTQWVVFENNGDSLWANVRRTVEDFLFNEWKQGHLLGEKPESAYFVKCDRTTMTQNDLDNGRLICLVGVAPLRPAEFVIFRIGQWTGDAKS from the coding sequence ATGCCCGAATACCTGGCCCCCGGCGTATATGTCGAGGAAACGAGCTTTCGCGCAAAGAGCATCGAGGGCGTAAGCACCAGCACGGCGGGATTCGTGGGTGCCGCGCGGTACGGACCGGTGGGCGGCCTGCCGGAGCTGGTGACCAGCTTCGCCGAGTTCGAGCGCGTCTTCGGCGGACTGGACCGCCTGGCCTTCGCCGACGGCCCCGAGGGCGAGCACGAGCACAACTACCTGGCCCACGGCGTCCGCAACTTCTTCGACAACGGCGGCAAGCGCCTGTACGTGTCGCGAGTGTACGGCCTTCCCGCCGACGACACGGTGGACGCCGACGAGCTGGCGCTGCTGGCGTCGGGGGGACGCGCCAGCGCCCCTCCCTTCGGCGGGGTCACCGTCCGCGCCCGCTTTCCCGGGCGGGCCGGCCAGGCGCGGGTGTCGTTCACCCTGCGCGTGGGCGGCAACGTGCTGGCCGAGCAGCGCGAGCGCGTGGGCGACGACCAGGTGGTCGTGTACAACGTGCTCCGCGGCGTGAACCCCGACGACATCGTGTGGGTGGCCGACGCCACCAGCCCCATCGACGCCGACCCGCGGGCGGGGACGCTGGCCCGGGCCGAGCGCCTGTTCAACCCCACCCTGGGCCGCAACAGCTGGCGGCTGAACCTGCAGGGCGGCGGCCAGGTGGACATGGAGAACACCACGGTGGGCGTGGACCGCGTGTACCCGCTGTCGGTGGCGGTGGAGGTGACGTTCGTGGACCGGCTGGGCAACGTGCTGCGCCGCGACACCTTCGAGAACCTGGGCTTTACGCCGGATGCGCGGCAGTCGCTGGGCACCGTGTTCGCCCCCGCCATCGCCAGCCGCACCACCGAGCTGCGCACCCCCATCCTGATGGAGTTCGACGGGCTGACGGACGGCACCGACATCGCCGGCGCGCTGATCACCGAGCTGGAGACGCGGCTGGCCGAGCAGGGCGCCGCGCCCGAGGCGGGCAACGTCTTCGCCCTGCGCGGGCGCGGCTTCGAGGTGTCGCTGGAGGGCGGCAGCGACGGCAATCGCCCCAGCGCCGACGACTACGAGGGCCGCGTGCTGAACGACGGCCTGCTGAAGACCGGCCTGGTGGCGCTCGAAGACATCCCCGACATCTCCATCGTGGCCGCGCCCGGCTACTCGGCGGCGGACAACGAGGACATCGCGCAGGCCGTTTCCAACGCGCTGGTCTCGCACGCCGAGCGCATGCGCTACCGCATCGCCGTGCTCGACGCCGGCCAGGACTTCAGCATCGGCGACGTGCGCGCGCAGCGGGCGCAGCTGGATTCGGCCTGGGCGGCGCTGTACTACCCGTGGGTGCGGGTGATGGACCCGGTGACCAACCAGGAGATCGTGCTTCCGCCCAGCGGCTTCGTCTCGGGCATCTACGCCCGCAACGACGTGGAGCGCGGCGTTCACAAGGCGCCGGCCAACGAGGTGGTGCGCGGGGCGCTGGGCTTCGAGGTCACCCTGAACAAGGCCCAGCAGGACGTGCTGAACCCCGAGGGCGTCAACTGCTTCCGCTTCTTCGAGGGGCGCGGCAACCGCCTGTGGGGCGCGCGCACGGCCAGCAGCGACCCCGAGTGGAAGTACGTGAACCTGCGCCGCTACTTCGCCTACCTGGAGCGCTCCATCGAACGCGGCACCCAGTGGGTGGTGTTCGAGAACAACGGCGACTCGCTGTGGGCGAACGTTCGCCGCACCGTCGAGGACTTTCTCTTCAACGAGTGGAAGCAGGGCCACCTGCTGGGCGAAAAGCCGGAGTCGGCGTACTTCGTCAAGTGCGACCGCACCACCATGACGCAGAACGACCTGGACAACGGCCGGCTGATCTGCCTGGTGGGCGTGGCCCCGCTGCGCCCCGCGGAGTTCGTGATCTTCCGCATCGGCCAGTGGACGGGCGACGCGAAGAGCTGA
- a CDS encoding phage tail protein, with protein sequence MAVERERPYGQFNFRVVIENGPDAASTKAAFQEVSGLGMEITVSEYRAGNFKDNAPMKVTGTYKVPDITLKRGVIGDLTTLYEWINQVRGGSQTALRTVTIELQSEDHTSTVQSWKLTNARPTKYTGPSLSGKGTDVAIEELVLASERIDLE encoded by the coding sequence ATGGCTGTCGAGCGCGAGCGGCCGTACGGCCAGTTCAACTTTCGGGTGGTGATCGAGAACGGCCCGGACGCGGCCAGCACCAAGGCCGCGTTCCAGGAAGTGTCGGGGCTGGGCATGGAGATCACCGTTTCCGAGTACCGGGCCGGCAACTTCAAGGACAACGCGCCGATGAAGGTGACCGGCACCTACAAGGTTCCCGACATCACCCTGAAGCGCGGCGTGATCGGCGACCTGACGACGCTGTACGAGTGGATCAACCAGGTGCGCGGCGGCAGCCAGACGGCGCTGCGGACGGTGACCATCGAGCTGCAGAGCGAGGACCACACGTCCACCGTGCAGTCGTGGAAGCTCACCAACGCGCGGCCCACCAAGTACACGGGTCCCTCGCTTTCGGGCAAGGGCACCGACGTGGCCATCGAGGAGCTGGTGCTGGCCAGCGAGCGCATCGACCTCGAGTAG
- a CDS encoding phage tail protein has protein sequence MPGAFDPSDPAAHPFTAFNFAVEIQVPGMSGKLANAAFSECDGLEMSMEPKTIREGGRNSGPVHMAGPVSYGQLTLKRGMTANMDLWRWFERVSAADNAGARGTVDVLMLGADRKQQLHFRLGGCLPTKLKTSALNAKDGQIAIEEMQVAYESLVLV, from the coding sequence GTGCCCGGCGCCTTCGACCCATCCGATCCCGCCGCGCACCCGTTCACCGCCTTCAACTTCGCGGTGGAGATCCAGGTGCCCGGGATGTCGGGAAAGCTGGCCAATGCGGCATTCAGCGAGTGCGACGGGCTGGAGATGAGCATGGAGCCCAAGACCATCCGCGAGGGCGGCCGCAACTCCGGCCCGGTGCACATGGCGGGGCCCGTCAGCTACGGCCAGCTCACCCTGAAGCGCGGGATGACGGCCAACATGGACCTGTGGCGCTGGTTCGAGCGGGTAAGCGCCGCCGACAACGCCGGCGCGCGCGGCACGGTAGACGTGCTGATGCTGGGCGCCGATCGAAAGCAGCAGCTTCACTTTCGCCTGGGCGGATGCCTGCCGACCAAGCTCAAGACCTCGGCGCTGAACGCCAAGGACGGGCAGATCGCCATCGAAGAGATGCAGGTCGCCTACGAATCGCTGGTCCTGGTCTAA
- a CDS encoding phage late control D family protein: protein MPDAGSAPALYPSRPRITVEGQEEPALATQLLGLFVEETTAGLYRAELTFTNWGPRDGAIGFLYFDRAKLDFGKKLKVEMGAGDGAGTVFEGRITALEGRFAGARPPELLVMAEDRLQDLRMTRRTRTFEDVSDADVIRQVAQSHGLSADVDVAGPTHRVVAQVNQSDLALARDRARAAGAELWMEGDKLKARPRTRREAGSLTLTYGEALIEFAVTADLAHQATAFTVAGWDVSGKQAVKHEAGKSVVQSELNGGEAGSDILAGALGRRPQQVVHELPVNENEARALAEAHYARAARQFVAGTGVAEGDARLRAGAEVELKKLGPLFEGKYFVTRVRHTFDAASGFRSAFSVERPGLGRAA from the coding sequence ATGCCCGACGCCGGATCCGCACCCGCCCTCTATCCCTCGCGCCCCCGCATCACCGTGGAGGGGCAGGAAGAGCCCGCGCTCGCCACGCAGCTGCTGGGCCTGTTCGTCGAGGAAACGACGGCCGGGCTGTACCGGGCCGAGCTCACCTTCACCAACTGGGGGCCCAGGGACGGGGCCATCGGCTTCCTGTACTTCGACCGCGCCAAGCTGGACTTCGGCAAGAAGCTGAAGGTGGAGATGGGCGCGGGCGACGGGGCGGGAACCGTGTTCGAGGGGCGCATCACCGCCCTGGAGGGCCGCTTTGCCGGCGCCCGCCCCCCGGAGCTGCTGGTGATGGCCGAGGACCGGCTGCAGGACCTGCGCATGACGCGGCGCACGCGGACCTTCGAGGATGTCAGCGACGCCGACGTGATCCGCCAGGTGGCGCAGTCGCACGGGCTGTCTGCCGACGTGGACGTCGCCGGCCCCACGCACCGCGTGGTGGCGCAGGTGAACCAGAGCGACCTGGCGCTGGCGCGCGACCGCGCCCGCGCCGCCGGGGCCGAGCTGTGGATGGAGGGCGACAAGCTGAAGGCGCGCCCCCGCACCCGCCGCGAGGCCGGCTCGCTGACGCTTACCTACGGCGAGGCGCTGATCGAGTTCGCCGTCACCGCCGACCTGGCGCACCAGGCCACCGCGTTCACCGTGGCGGGATGGGACGTGTCGGGGAAGCAGGCCGTGAAGCACGAGGCCGGAAAGTCCGTCGTGCAATCCGAGCTGAACGGCGGCGAGGCGGGAAGCGACATCCTGGCCGGCGCGCTGGGCCGGCGCCCGCAGCAGGTGGTGCACGAGCTTCCCGTGAACGAGAACGAGGCGCGCGCCCTGGCCGAGGCGCACTACGCCCGCGCCGCCCGGCAGTTCGTGGCCGGCACCGGCGTGGCCGAGGGCGACGCCCGCCTGCGCGCCGGGGCGGAGGTGGAGCTGAAGAAGCTGGGCCCGCTGTTCGAGGGCAAGTACTTCGTCACCCGCGTGCGCCACACCTTCGACGCCGCCAGCGGCTTCCGCAGCGCGTTCTCGGTGGAGCGCCCCGGGCTGGGGAGGGCGGCGTGA
- a CDS encoding phage baseplate assembly protein V, whose amino-acid sequence MTAGGALLEIPGARAPSGWGGLFYGAYPALVTDIRDPDGQGRVKVSLPWSPDAGSKYEAWARLATLMAGNDRGSWFIPDVNDEVLVVFAGGDPRFPCVVGALWNGQDAPPETMDGGGLNHVKKLRSRNGVQVTLDDTDGQEKMVLETPGGQKVTLKDGPGAVEIMDSNGNSVKLETSGITITAAAKVSITAGANVEVSAAMVKVSAGISQFSGVVQCDTLITNSVVSASYTPGAGNIW is encoded by the coding sequence GTGACGGCCGGCGGCGCCCTGCTGGAGATTCCCGGCGCGCGCGCCCCGAGCGGCTGGGGCGGGCTGTTCTACGGCGCCTACCCCGCCCTGGTCACCGACATCCGGGACCCGGACGGGCAGGGCCGCGTGAAGGTGTCGCTCCCCTGGTCGCCCGATGCCGGCTCCAAATACGAGGCGTGGGCACGCCTGGCCACCCTGATGGCGGGCAACGACCGCGGAAGCTGGTTCATCCCCGACGTGAACGACGAGGTGCTGGTGGTGTTCGCGGGGGGCGACCCGCGCTTTCCCTGCGTGGTGGGCGCGCTGTGGAACGGGCAGGACGCCCCGCCGGAGACCATGGACGGCGGGGGCCTGAACCACGTGAAGAAGCTGCGCAGCCGCAACGGGGTGCAGGTGACGCTGGACGATACCGACGGGCAGGAGAAGATGGTGCTGGAAACCCCCGGCGGGCAGAAGGTGACGCTCAAGGACGGGCCGGGCGCGGTGGAGATCATGGACAGCAACGGCAACTCCGTGAAGCTCGAGACGTCGGGAATCACCATCACCGCCGCGGCCAAGGTGTCCATCACCGCGGGAGCCAACGTCGAGGTGAGCGCGGCCATGGTAAAGGTGAGCGCGGGGATCTCGCAGTTCAGCGGCGTGGTGCAGTGCGACACGCTGATCACCAACTCGGTGGTCAGCGCCAGCTACACTCCCGGCGCGGGGAACATCTGGTGA
- a CDS encoding GPW/gp25 family protein — translation MPRDTVFGSGISFPMRLGPDGRVAVSEGPENIREAVRVILLTEAGERLQLPEFGGGAGRFLFEPNTVGTRRRVQERIEEALSRWEPRIALQDVSVEEDPDDPQAALATVRYQLVANRAAEQVSVRVQLAS, via the coding sequence ATGCCGCGCGATACCGTGTTCGGATCGGGGATCTCGTTCCCCATGCGCCTGGGGCCCGACGGCCGCGTGGCCGTTTCGGAGGGGCCCGAGAACATCCGCGAGGCCGTCCGCGTGATCCTCCTTACCGAGGCGGGCGAGCGGCTTCAGCTCCCGGAGTTCGGCGGGGGGGCGGGCCGGTTCCTCTTCGAGCCCAACACGGTGGGCACGCGCAGGCGGGTGCAGGAGCGCATCGAAGAGGCGCTCTCGCGCTGGGAGCCGCGCATCGCCCTGCAGGACGTGAGCGTGGAAGAAGACCCGGACGACCCGCAGGCCGCCCTTGCCACCGTTCGCTACCAGCTGGTCGCCAACCGCGCCGCCGAACAGGTGTCGGTGCGCGTGCAGCTCGCAAGCTGA